In one window of Nodosilinea sp. PGN35 DNA:
- a CDS encoding glycoside hydrolase family protein produces the protein MIGVSSKGLALIKGFEGFSAVAYRCPANVPTIGYGTTRYPDGRAVKDFDEVSEEKAEAFLLDECNAIAREMAKLIKVPLNQNQADALISFCYNLGCGAFAESTLLKKLNDGDYQGAANEFSRWNKAVVNGVKQEVAGLTRRRAEEKALFETVGSEESPLDATPSPQDKVTWLEIYRADDGNSIVAAWAGEELVELIGFDRALKEDLAAVLKQYKNAKNVHVAPADKAIPVCDVIKIDGADKEVPPTIKPQPALGDKLLLRGSKGELVVWLQERLGELGYYRGEIDGDFGHGTDDAVRRFQTAIFGSAGADGKVGPKTWQSLAGQAPQLKTEPMPAGTYLRLTKTNSKDCHGCFELRLAYIKNGKEVDAMMVCSGQPNKQLFRIGRESKAGSYEPLPEGKWGMRNIEWKAGKDNYSLTNSWAAGVGPVRIWLDYKGPGTTERSAILIHLDSNRPPHGRCPGTAGCIGIYNVADFKRLVTWLRDTDPRDLYVDWGLGTCPKPASAQQTVTA, from the coding sequence CGGCAAATGTGCCAACCATTGGGTACGGCACCACTCGCTACCCCGATGGTCGAGCCGTCAAGGATTTTGACGAAGTTTCAGAGGAGAAAGCCGAGGCTTTCTTGCTGGATGAATGTAATGCGATCGCCAGAGAGATGGCGAAGTTGATCAAAGTTCCCCTTAACCAAAACCAAGCTGATGCTTTGATTTCGTTCTGCTATAACTTGGGCTGTGGTGCTTTTGCTGAAAGCACTCTGCTTAAAAAACTAAATGATGGAGATTATCAGGGCGCAGCTAATGAGTTTTCTCGGTGGAACAAAGCCGTTGTCAACGGCGTTAAGCAAGAAGTAGCGGGTCTGACCCGTCGCCGAGCCGAAGAAAAAGCACTATTTGAAACTGTCGGTAGTGAAGAGAGCCCGCTTGATGCCACGCCTTCGCCCCAAGACAAGGTGACCTGGCTAGAGATCTACCGTGCAGACGACGGCAACAGCATTGTTGCAGCCTGGGCTGGCGAAGAACTGGTTGAGCTGATTGGCTTTGATCGGGCTCTTAAAGAAGATCTAGCAGCTGTTCTGAAACAGTACAAAAATGCTAAGAACGTGCATGTTGCCCCGGCTGATAAAGCAATCCCAGTCTGTGACGTGATCAAAATAGATGGGGCCGACAAGGAAGTGCCGCCCACCATCAAACCCCAGCCAGCGCTTGGCGATAAGCTGCTTCTTCGGGGAAGCAAGGGTGAGTTAGTTGTTTGGCTCCAAGAGCGTCTGGGAGAGCTGGGCTACTACAGAGGCGAAATCGACGGCGATTTTGGCCATGGCACCGATGATGCCGTGAGGCGGTTTCAAACGGCTATCTTTGGTTCGGCAGGGGCCGATGGTAAGGTTGGCCCTAAAACCTGGCAATCCCTGGCGGGTCAGGCTCCTCAGTTAAAAACCGAACCCATGCCAGCCGGTACTTACCTGCGGCTAACCAAAACCAACTCCAAAGATTGCCATGGTTGCTTCGAGCTCAGGTTGGCCTACATCAAGAATGGCAAGGAGGTCGATGCCATGATGGTATGTTCTGGCCAGCCCAACAAACAGCTTTTCCGCATTGGTCGTGAGAGCAAAGCTGGCTCCTATGAGCCACTACCTGAAGGCAAGTGGGGCATGCGGAACATTGAGTGGAAAGCTGGTAAGGACAATTACTCGCTTACTAATAGCTGGGCAGCAGGGGTTGGCCCGGTGCGGATCTGGCTTGATTACAAAGGCCCTGGCACCACTGAACGAAGCGCCATTCTAATTCATTTAGACTCTAACCGTCCTCCCCACGGCAGGTGCCCAGGCACCGCTGGTTGCATCGGCATCTATAACGTTGCAGACTTTAAGCGTCTGGTCACCTGGCTGCGCGACACGGACCCCCGCGACCTCTATGTTGATTGGGGTCTGGGTACTTGTCCTAAGCCAGCCTCTGCTCAGCAAACTGTAACTGCTTAA